A genomic stretch from Microbacterium luteolum includes:
- the argJ gene encoding bifunctional glutamate N-acetyltransferase/amino-acid acetyltransferase ArgJ: MSVTAPAGFEAAGVAAGLKSTGKPDVAVVVNRGPRKVGAAVFTSNRAKANPIIWSQQAVADRVVEAVVLNSGGANCFTGAFGFQTTHQTAEKAAELLGVSAGDVLICSTGLIGVGDEVFRGKVLDGTAQAIAELSADGGQAAAEAIMTTDSVSKTAVVSRDGWTIGGMAKGAGMLAPGLATMLVVITTDAVIEPLDADAALRRATGRTFDRLDSDGCMSTNDQVTLLANGASGIAPDLDDFAAALTELSQELAVKLQGDAEGASHDITIEVQHAASEQDAVEVGRSVARNNLFKAAIFGNDPNWGRVLAAIGTTGARFDPYDVDVWMNGVRVCTEGGPDRPREEVDLTPRATHLVIDLKSGDDTATILTNDLTHDYVHENSAYAS, from the coding sequence ATGAGTGTCACCGCCCCCGCAGGATTCGAGGCGGCCGGTGTCGCCGCCGGACTCAAGTCCACCGGCAAGCCCGACGTCGCCGTCGTCGTCAACCGCGGACCGCGCAAGGTCGGGGCTGCCGTCTTCACGAGCAACCGCGCCAAGGCGAACCCGATCATCTGGTCGCAGCAGGCGGTCGCGGACCGCGTCGTCGAAGCCGTGGTGCTGAACTCGGGCGGGGCGAACTGCTTCACCGGAGCATTCGGGTTTCAGACCACGCACCAGACCGCCGAGAAGGCCGCCGAACTCCTCGGCGTCAGCGCCGGCGACGTCCTGATCTGCTCGACCGGCCTGATCGGCGTCGGCGACGAGGTGTTCCGCGGCAAGGTGCTCGACGGCACCGCGCAGGCGATCGCCGAGCTCAGCGCCGACGGGGGACAGGCCGCGGCCGAGGCGATCATGACCACCGACTCCGTGTCGAAGACGGCGGTCGTCTCCCGGGACGGCTGGACGATCGGCGGCATGGCGAAGGGAGCCGGGATGCTGGCTCCGGGGCTCGCGACGATGCTCGTGGTGATCACGACCGACGCGGTCATCGAGCCGCTCGACGCCGATGCGGCCCTGCGTCGCGCGACCGGGCGGACCTTCGACCGGCTCGACTCGGACGGCTGCATGTCGACCAACGACCAGGTCACGCTGCTCGCCAACGGCGCATCGGGGATCGCCCCCGACCTCGACGACTTCGCCGCGGCGCTGACCGAGCTCTCGCAGGAGCTCGCCGTGAAGCTGCAGGGCGATGCCGAGGGCGCGAGCCACGACATCACGATCGAGGTGCAGCACGCGGCATCCGAGCAGGACGCCGTCGAGGTCGGCCGCTCCGTCGCCCGCAACAACCTGTTCAAGGCGGCGATCTTCGGCAACGACCCCAACTGGGGCCGCGTGCTCGCCGCGATCGGCACCACGGGAGCCCGGTTCGACCCCTACGACGTCGACGTCTGGATGAACGGCGTCCGGGTGTGCACCGAGGGCGGCCCGGACCGGCCACGCGAGGAGGTCGACCTGACTCCGCGCGCCACGCACCTCGTGATCGACCTGAAGTCGGGAGACGACACGGCGACGATCCTCACCAACGACCTCACCCACGATTACGTGCACGAGAACAGCGCCTACGCCTCATGA
- the argB gene encoding acetylglutamate kinase: MTDIQDTPAEVAAQKATTLIESLPWLKKFRDQIVVIKYGGNAMVSDELQDAFAQDIAYLRNVGVQPVVVHGGGPQISDMLQRLEIPSEFKGGYRVTNTEAISVVRMVLTGQVNPQLVSKINSHGPIATGLSGEDAGLFGGRRRGVVIDGLEVDLGRVGDVVEVDPTPVLDHLAAGRVPVVSSIAPDLDHPGQSLNVNADAAAAALAVALKARKLVVLTDVPGLYADWPNRDSLVSHLTSAELIRMLPTLESGMIPKMRACLEAVEGGVDAAAIIDGRVPHSVLVELFTSKGIGTEVVLGKTEVTA; this comes from the coding sequence ATGACCGACATCCAGGACACGCCCGCCGAAGTCGCCGCGCAGAAGGCGACCACCCTGATCGAGTCGCTGCCGTGGCTCAAGAAGTTCCGCGATCAGATCGTGGTGATCAAGTACGGCGGCAACGCCATGGTCTCGGACGAGTTGCAGGACGCGTTCGCGCAGGACATCGCGTATCTCCGCAACGTCGGAGTGCAGCCGGTGGTCGTGCACGGCGGCGGACCCCAGATCTCCGACATGCTGCAGCGGCTCGAGATCCCGAGCGAGTTCAAGGGCGGCTACCGCGTCACCAACACCGAGGCGATCAGCGTCGTGCGCATGGTGCTCACCGGGCAGGTCAATCCGCAGCTGGTCTCGAAGATCAATTCCCACGGGCCGATCGCGACCGGACTCAGCGGTGAGGACGCCGGGCTCTTCGGCGGTCGCCGCCGCGGTGTCGTCATCGACGGGCTCGAGGTCGATCTCGGCCGCGTCGGCGATGTCGTCGAGGTCGACCCGACCCCGGTTCTCGATCACCTCGCGGCCGGACGGGTGCCGGTGGTCTCGAGCATCGCTCCGGACCTCGACCATCCCGGTCAGTCGCTGAACGTCAACGCGGATGCCGCTGCGGCAGCGCTCGCCGTCGCCCTGAAGGCGCGCAAGCTCGTCGTCCTGACCGATGTGCCGGGGCTCTACGCGGACTGGCCCAACCGCGACTCGCTCGTGTCCCACCTGACATCCGCGGAGCTCATTCGGATGCTGCCGACGCTGGAGTCCGGGATGATCCCCAAGATGCGCGCCTGTCTCGAAGCCGTCGAGGGCGGCGTGGACGCTGCGGCCATCATCGACGGACGGGTGCCGCACTCGGTGCTCGTCGAGCTCTTCACCAGCAAGGGAATCGGAACCGAAGTGGTTCTGGGAAAGACGGAGGTGACGGCATGA